The following are from one region of the Petrotoga mobilis SJ95 genome:
- the murD gene encoding UDP-N-acetylmuramoyl-L-alanine--D-glutamate ligase — MKICLVGYGKSNNELLTKLLKSNHEIFVSQDKDFTKTDEIYFKKNNIQYETNHNDLLKNCDLAIVSPGIPPNSKAAKIIFENNIDYTTELEYSWQNIKKENKKAVFIGITGTDGKSTTTSLIGHILKFADPLTFVGGNIGVPLAKASETLNYYVVEVSSFQIFWSKTFTPEISVLTNLAPDHLNWHKDLNDYYQTKAKLLLRTLKSGGVAVVNEDAVNLLNLKDYQASERIITFSKNMIEGNYIKYKDKKIQVNNKIFELDIFKEDILASAVTTLNLGISEKIIEEAINSFKPLKYRLELIKSKNGVNYYNDSKATNVHSAYNAYKSFRGMHYIAILSGIPKNEDLTPLIEELKTYAKAVIVFGEMEKEVKKYPLNSKFIFKNNLEEVFLYLSEICEVGDNVVFSPAGASFDKYKNYEERGEHFNLLVEKS; from the coding sequence GTGAAAATATGCCTTGTAGGATACGGAAAAAGTAACAATGAGTTACTGACAAAGCTTTTAAAAAGTAATCACGAAATCTTTGTTAGCCAAGACAAAGATTTTACTAAAACCGATGAAATATACTTTAAGAAAAACAACATTCAATATGAAACCAACCACAACGACCTTTTAAAAAACTGTGATTTGGCTATCGTAAGCCCTGGTATCCCACCAAACAGTAAGGCTGCTAAAATAATATTTGAAAACAATATCGATTACACTACAGAATTAGAGTATTCATGGCAGAATATAAAAAAAGAAAACAAAAAAGCTGTTTTTATTGGAATAACAGGAACCGATGGAAAATCAACCACCACCTCTTTAATAGGACATATATTAAAATTCGCAGATCCTTTAACCTTTGTGGGTGGTAATATTGGAGTTCCCTTAGCAAAAGCGTCAGAAACTCTAAACTACTACGTAGTTGAGGTTAGCTCTTTTCAAATATTCTGGTCAAAAACGTTTACTCCTGAAATATCCGTGTTAACGAACCTGGCACCCGATCATCTAAACTGGCATAAAGACTTAAATGATTACTATCAAACCAAAGCAAAATTATTGTTAAGAACCCTCAAATCAGGAGGAGTGGCAGTTGTAAACGAAGATGCTGTAAATCTTTTAAACCTAAAAGATTATCAAGCAAGTGAAAGGATTATAACCTTTTCTAAAAACATGATTGAAGGCAATTACATTAAATACAAAGATAAAAAGATACAAGTCAACAACAAAATATTTGAACTGGACATCTTCAAAGAAGACATCTTGGCATCAGCAGTAACGACGCTAAATCTTGGGATCTCTGAAAAAATTATCGAAGAGGCAATAAACTCATTTAAACCACTAAAGTATAGGTTGGAACTGATAAAAAGCAAAAACGGAGTCAATTATTACAACGATTCAAAAGCAACCAACGTTCACTCCGCATACAACGCTTATAAAAGTTTCAGAGGAATGCATTATATAGCAATCCTAAGTGGAATCCCAAAAAATGAAGACTTAACACCATTAATCGAAGAACTTAAAACCTACGCCAAAGCTGTAATAGTATTCGGAGAAATGGAAAAAGAAGTCAAAAAATACCCCTTGAATTCTAAATTTATCTTCAAAAATAATTTAGAAGAAGTATTCTTATACCTAAGTGAAATATGTGAAGTTGGAGACAATGTGGTATTTTCACCAGCTGGCGCAAGTTTTGATAAATACAAAAATTATGAAGAAAGAGGAGAACATTTCAATTTATTGGTCGAAAAATCGTAA
- the mraY gene encoding phospho-N-acetylmuramoyl-pentapeptide-transferase, producing MTLITFIFLLFLYPIFIKWLKKRQFGQYIRKEGPDLHNYKQGTPTMGGILFILAIFFLSLLTYFIQKEDLFLIIGVASLLFGFIGFLDDYLSIKKKDSTGLTAIQKLLLQFLFSIVIVYLISIFNNHSTLKIPFTTKSLDLKFFYPLWGIIYLTGMSNATNLTDGIDGLSGGIYVISALFTALIAGINFNHIPLLILPVIAYLFYNIKPAKIFMGDTGSLALGGILGSLALYYSVELFTILTCFIFISEMFSVIIQVGSFKVRKKRVFLMAPIHHHFELKKWSEERIVLIFWTINILTGIVALGGVL from the coding sequence ATCACATTAATAACTTTTATTTTCTTACTTTTTCTCTACCCCATATTTATAAAATGGCTAAAAAAGAGGCAATTTGGGCAGTATATCAGAAAAGAAGGACCAGACCTTCATAATTACAAGCAAGGAACCCCAACAATGGGGGGAATTTTATTCATTCTTGCTATTTTTTTTCTAAGTTTACTCACCTACTTCATTCAAAAAGAAGATTTATTTCTGATAATTGGAGTTGCCTCTTTACTCTTTGGATTTATAGGATTTCTGGATGACTATCTAAGTATAAAAAAGAAAGATTCAACAGGATTAACAGCCATACAAAAATTGTTACTCCAATTCCTATTCTCAATCGTTATAGTATATCTAATATCAATATTTAACAACCATTCAACATTGAAAATACCATTCACAACTAAAAGCTTAGACCTAAAATTTTTCTATCCTTTATGGGGGATAATATACCTAACAGGTATGTCCAATGCAACAAATTTAACCGACGGGATAGACGGACTCTCTGGAGGTATTTATGTAATATCAGCACTATTCACAGCACTGATTGCGGGTATTAATTTTAATCACATTCCCTTATTGATTTTGCCTGTAATAGCGTATCTCTTCTACAATATAAAACCAGCAAAAATATTCATGGGAGATACTGGATCTTTAGCATTAGGTGGGATATTAGGTTCTTTAGCATTATATTATTCTGTTGAACTTTTCACCATTTTAACCTGTTTTATATTTATTTCAGAGATGTTTAGCGTTATAATACAAGTGGGGAGTTTCAAAGTACGAAAAAAAAGAGTCTTTTTAATGGCACCAATTCATCATCATTTTGAACTAAAAAAATGGAGCGAAGAACGGATTGTTCTAATATTCTGGACTATAAACATATTAACTGGAATAGTCGCACTGGGAGGAGTACTGTGA
- the murF gene encoding UDP-N-acetylmuramoyl-tripeptide--D-alanyl-D-alanine ligase produces the protein MLERLKYKGHNFQIDSRKVNEGDVFLCLKGEKTDGHLFINDALKNGASYVIVEKDVVDFPKEKIIKVNSVLEEMLISASTLINENAKLKIGITGSTGKTTTKECLYYLLLAYFKTFRNEMNLNTEIGIPLSILNNYNNEETVILEEGLRKKGDLEFLSRYFNLDVAIITNVGASHLEFLDSLETVAEEKMKITSNMDKGVLIINGDYSLLKELAPKHLNRLTFGTKDENDAVLKSFEYNENHTTTFYARILQEDLMVTLNHYWSEGQILDLLSGLLLLRFIDLPVDPYYLFNINIPQDRFQTIKRGNLLIVNDSYNASYESFKSAFNSIKKWNLSPKIIIMGEIKELGKYSEEYHIKVITEALNIFDRIYFYDPQENFTYLSNDKVTFFKELKKIDEIISNTTKGVIYIKGSNTTGINKYLKESDLIWKD, from the coding sequence ATGTTGGAACGTTTAAAATATAAAGGCCACAATTTTCAAATTGACTCTCGAAAAGTGAATGAAGGTGACGTATTTTTATGTTTAAAAGGTGAGAAAACCGACGGACACCTATTTATAAACGACGCATTGAAAAACGGAGCGTCTTACGTAATTGTTGAAAAAGATGTTGTTGACTTTCCAAAAGAAAAAATAATCAAAGTCAACAGCGTCCTAGAAGAAATGCTTATCTCTGCTTCAACATTGATCAATGAAAACGCCAAATTAAAGATTGGAATAACCGGATCCACTGGAAAAACCACCACGAAAGAATGCTTGTATTATTTGTTGTTAGCTTATTTCAAAACTTTTAGAAACGAGATGAATTTGAATACGGAAATAGGAATACCCTTATCGATTTTGAACAACTATAACAACGAAGAAACCGTCATACTAGAAGAAGGTCTTAGAAAAAAGGGAGACCTTGAATTTTTATCAAGATATTTTAATTTAGATGTTGCCATTATCACGAACGTAGGGGCTTCACATTTGGAATTTCTAGACTCTTTAGAAACGGTAGCTGAAGAAAAAATGAAAATAACAAGCAACATGGATAAAGGAGTTTTAATAATCAATGGAGACTACTCATTATTAAAAGAATTGGCACCGAAACATCTGAACCGACTAACCTTTGGAACAAAAGATGAAAACGATGCCGTTTTAAAAAGCTTCGAGTACAATGAAAACCACACAACGACCTTTTACGCTAGAATTCTACAGGAAGATTTGATGGTAACGCTGAACCATTATTGGAGTGAAGGTCAGATATTAGACTTACTCTCAGGATTGCTGCTTTTGAGATTCATCGATTTACCAGTTGATCCATACTATTTATTTAACATCAACATCCCTCAAGATCGTTTTCAAACCATAAAACGTGGGAATCTTTTAATAGTAAACGACTCTTACAACGCATCCTACGAATCTTTTAAAAGTGCTTTTAACAGCATAAAAAAGTGGAATCTTTCTCCTAAAATTATCATAATGGGAGAAATAAAAGAATTAGGAAAATACAGCGAAGAATACCACATCAAAGTTATAACAGAAGCCTTAAATATTTTTGATCGGATTTATTTCTACGATCCTCAAGAAAATTTCACCTATCTATCAAATGATAAAGTTACCTTCTTTAAAGAGCTAAAAAAAATTGATGAAATAATATCAAACACCACCAAAGGAGTGATCTATATAAAAGGATCTAACACTACTGGAATAAACAAATATCTAAAGGAAAGTGACTTAATTTGGAAAGATTGA
- a CDS encoding UDP-N-acetylmuramoyl-L-alanyl-D-glutamate--2,6-diaminopimelate ligase: MRIPSNKLLQFLNGNIKKKVIKNEILNIADIKDNSENVEKDDIFIAFKGSRFDGHDFILSAFDKGASLIIAQDEEKIPTNDSLQYIIVEDIKKAAADLSHKLFDISPDDFKILGVTGTNGKSTTVSLVHHILQKSDKDSTLISTVEIKIKDEVVKEPYNTTPSILELSKILKNSKENNIEFINMEVSSHAIHQRRIEGVKFDIISFTNITRDHLDYHKDFEEYKSIKLSLMNYLKDEGKIVINLDRLNKDDFVKSGKEVITYGFKKNADFVIENYEQTLQQMKFTIKTKEHKSYEIRSHLIGKFNVYNITNAFVIATLFGLEPEKIIYSISTFKGVSGRFQIVPGSKSLGFFAVIDFAHTPDALNEVLKTASSITEGRIITVFGAGGNADKGKRKLMGQVVSEHSDVIVLTNDDPKDEDPDQIIEDVSKGIDQDKHFIVIPDRETAIDTALRFANKGDIVIIAGRGHEKYQLFANGKKVKFNDYEVTKKLIDKIKRSSGR; the protein is encoded by the coding sequence ATGAGAATCCCTTCAAACAAACTACTACAATTTTTAAACGGTAATATAAAAAAGAAAGTAATCAAAAATGAGATATTGAATATAGCAGATATCAAAGACAACAGTGAAAACGTTGAAAAAGACGATATTTTCATCGCTTTCAAAGGTTCCCGCTTCGATGGTCATGATTTTATTCTTTCAGCATTTGATAAAGGTGCTTCATTAATAATTGCTCAAGACGAAGAAAAAATTCCAACAAATGATTCTCTGCAATACATAATCGTAGAAGATATTAAAAAGGCTGCTGCTGATTTATCTCACAAATTATTCGACATCTCTCCAGATGATTTTAAAATACTTGGAGTAACCGGCACTAATGGCAAATCTACAACGGTATCTTTAGTTCATCACATCTTACAAAAATCAGATAAGGACTCGACGCTAATAAGTACCGTAGAAATTAAAATAAAAGACGAGGTAGTTAAGGAACCATACAACACCACTCCCAGTATTTTAGAGTTGTCCAAAATATTAAAAAACAGCAAAGAAAATAATATTGAATTTATTAACATGGAAGTATCGTCTCATGCGATCCATCAAAGAAGAATTGAAGGCGTTAAATTCGATATCATATCTTTCACAAACATCACAAGGGATCATTTGGACTATCATAAAGATTTTGAAGAATACAAAAGTATCAAATTATCCCTGATGAACTATTTAAAAGATGAAGGAAAAATAGTAATAAATCTAGACAGATTGAACAAAGACGACTTCGTAAAAAGTGGAAAAGAAGTTATCACCTATGGATTTAAAAAAAACGCAGACTTTGTGATAGAAAATTACGAACAAACGCTTCAACAAATGAAATTCACGATCAAGACAAAGGAACACAAAAGTTATGAAATACGATCCCACTTGATAGGGAAATTCAACGTTTACAATATAACAAATGCCTTTGTAATAGCAACCCTATTTGGACTAGAACCAGAGAAAATCATCTATTCCATTTCCACCTTTAAAGGTGTCTCTGGAAGGTTCCAAATCGTTCCAGGCAGCAAATCGCTAGGTTTCTTTGCAGTTATCGATTTTGCGCACACCCCCGATGCACTCAACGAAGTATTAAAAACCGCTTCATCAATAACTGAAGGTAGGATAATCACAGTATTTGGGGCTGGAGGAAACGCAGACAAGGGGAAACGAAAGTTAATGGGACAAGTTGTAAGTGAACATTCGGACGTTATAGTTCTCACCAACGATGATCCAAAAGATGAAGACCCTGACCAAATAATAGAAGACGTATCAAAAGGTATAGACCAAGATAAACATTTCATCGTTATACCCGATAGAGAAACCGCCATAGATACAGCCCTAAGATTTGCTAACAAAGGGGACATAGTAATCATAGCGGGAAGAGGCCATGAAAAATATCAACTCTTCGCCAATGGAAAAAAGGTTAAGTTCAACGATTACGAAGTAACAAAAAAACTAATTGACAAAATCAAAAGGAGTTCGGGAAGGTAA
- a CDS encoding HrcA family transcriptional regulator gives MAKVLHDRQKEILKTIVELYLKNDKPVSSDEVLENSNIKASSATIRNDMQKLQKLGYIYQQHSSGGRIPTDSALKIYFQMIKDAYNQEDTHIDIPKKYKFYDLNLMFQSLSELISNTLEGLVIFEYPNPKYVYITRVTVTPLMETNNVITILTNLGLAVSRTVEIYGLPPSKELENILNNGLVGKSFHSLFMFLSAPKFETEDLRVTNFIEILGHLTSEFNRKKYIISGLEKIISQSIPDLEAIEALASMVENDTIKEGIFKLLDFTDDIEILFGEDLNSKALKKMVFFYTTYKLNADPLGRVLFITQKYCNYEKNYYFLREYISRLSEIISKNL, from the coding sequence ATGGCTAAGGTGCTACACGATAGACAAAAAGAAATTCTAAAAACCATTGTTGAATTATACCTAAAAAACGATAAACCAGTTAGCTCAGACGAAGTTTTGGAAAACTCAAATATAAAAGCCAGTAGCGCCACTATCAGAAACGATATGCAAAAACTTCAAAAATTAGGATACATTTATCAACAACACTCAAGCGGTGGAAGAATTCCTACAGATTCCGCTTTGAAGATCTATTTTCAAATGATAAAAGACGCCTACAACCAAGAGGATACACATATTGATATTCCAAAAAAGTACAAATTTTATGATTTAAATCTTATGTTTCAAAGCTTGAGTGAACTAATATCCAATACTTTGGAAGGTTTGGTGATTTTTGAATATCCTAATCCAAAGTATGTATATATAACAAGGGTGACTGTTACTCCCTTAATGGAGACAAATAACGTCATTACTATTTTAACAAATTTAGGCTTAGCTGTATCCAGGACGGTTGAAATATATGGTTTGCCACCTTCAAAGGAATTGGAAAATATTTTGAATAACGGTCTTGTTGGCAAGTCTTTTCATTCACTTTTCATGTTTCTTTCAGCTCCAAAATTTGAAACAGAAGATCTAAGGGTGACTAATTTTATTGAGATTTTAGGGCATCTAACATCTGAGTTCAACAGAAAAAAATATATTATAAGTGGTTTGGAAAAAATCATCTCTCAATCTATCCCAGACTTGGAAGCTATAGAAGCGTTGGCTTCTATGGTTGAAAATGATACAATCAAAGAAGGAATATTTAAACTTTTAGATTTCACTGATGATATAGAAATATTGTTTGGCGAAGATTTAAACTCTAAAGCTCTAAAAAAAATGGTATTTTTCTACACTACTTACAAATTAAATGCCGATCCCCTTGGTAGGGTGCTGTTTATAACTCAAAAATACTGTAATTATGAAAAAAATTACTATTTTTTGAGAGAGTATATTTCGAGACTCTCAGAGATTATATCAAAAAATTTATGA
- a CDS encoding nucleotide exchange factor GrpE produces the protein MEERKKTEEITEQEEQKEIKEKELSQEDIESLKEKLEELEKENNELKHELKNLEKERDEFKEYSIYLKTKFEDYKNLVEKEKKQIKLNTTKMIIEKLLVPFEKLNLSLNYKDEPEFVSAVEMVYKDMLKVFDSLKMNFIVPQKGDQFDPFEHDVVDKFETKEVSEYCIYDVQSIGYKLEGEVIKPARVIVAVKPKENAPNGVKEKVEDKKNPCDENVDSDEQTAEGIDSKEGDK, from the coding sequence ATGGAAGAAAGAAAAAAAACTGAAGAAATAACAGAACAAGAGGAACAAAAAGAAATAAAAGAAAAAGAATTAAGTCAGGAAGATATCGAATCGTTGAAAGAGAAATTAGAAGAATTAGAAAAAGAAAATAATGAGTTAAAACACGAGTTGAAAAATCTAGAAAAAGAAAGAGATGAATTTAAAGAGTATTCTATATATCTTAAAACTAAATTTGAAGATTACAAAAATTTAGTGGAGAAAGAAAAAAAGCAGATAAAACTGAACACAACAAAAATGATAATAGAAAAATTACTTGTCCCATTTGAAAAGTTGAATCTTTCTTTGAATTACAAAGATGAACCCGAATTTGTTTCTGCTGTTGAGATGGTTTACAAAGATATGTTGAAAGTCTTTGACTCCTTGAAAATGAATTTTATAGTTCCACAAAAAGGAGATCAATTTGATCCATTCGAACATGATGTTGTTGACAAGTTTGAAACAAAAGAAGTGAGTGAATACTGTATATACGATGTCCAATCCATCGGGTACAAATTGGAAGGTGAAGTAATAAAACCAGCAAGGGTTATAGTGGCTGTTAAACCGAAGGAGAACGCCCCGAACGGGGTCAAGGAAAAAGTTGAAGACAAGAAAAACCCTTGTGACGAAAATGTTGATTCTGACGAACAAACTGCGGAAGGGATCGACTCAAAAGAAGGTGACAAATAA
- the dnaJ gene encoding molecular chaperone DnaJ, translating into MMAERKDYYKILGVDRNASQEEIKKAYRQKVKEWHPDRHIENKEEAERKFKEIQEAYEVLSDPQKRKVYDRFGFVPEEGTAYTGQSNPGGGMGDIFGDIFGEGFGGGTVSDFFDMIFGTEGSGSRSSSRRRNVVKERGEDINVVISLKLEEIIYDVKKIVEYNRYEVCQHCHGTGAENGTSFETCPRCNGRGVIREEQRSFFGSFVRTYTCPTCNGEGRIVNRRCPYCGGSGKVLKKERMEITIPAGVPDNYTMRIRDKGNAGKNGGPNGDLIVQVRVLPHERFIRKGADLETEITINYLKAVLGGTVKIPTLEGDIEEELPEGTNPGTILRFKNMGLPEFGGGKRGDLYVKINVKINKPSRKERKILSQLLEETNVE; encoded by the coding sequence ATTATGGCGGAAAGAAAAGATTATTACAAAATCTTGGGAGTAGATAGAAACGCATCACAGGAAGAGATAAAAAAAGCCTATAGACAAAAAGTCAAAGAATGGCATCCTGATAGACACATTGAAAATAAAGAAGAAGCAGAGCGCAAATTTAAAGAAATTCAGGAGGCTTACGAAGTTTTAAGTGATCCACAAAAAAGGAAAGTGTACGATAGATTCGGCTTCGTACCAGAAGAAGGAACCGCCTATACAGGGCAAAGTAATCCAGGCGGTGGCATGGGTGATATTTTTGGAGATATATTCGGAGAAGGTTTTGGTGGAGGCACTGTTTCGGACTTTTTTGATATGATTTTTGGTACGGAAGGAAGCGGTAGTAGATCTTCCTCTAGGCGAAGAAACGTAGTCAAGGAACGCGGAGAGGATATTAATGTAGTAATCAGTTTAAAATTAGAAGAGATTATTTATGATGTTAAAAAGATTGTAGAATACAACAGGTACGAAGTATGTCAGCACTGTCATGGTACCGGGGCAGAAAACGGCACCAGTTTTGAAACTTGTCCAAGGTGTAACGGAAGAGGAGTTATTAGAGAGGAACAAAGAAGTTTTTTTGGAAGTTTTGTAAGGACTTATACATGTCCAACGTGTAACGGAGAAGGCAGAATAGTCAACCGTAGATGCCCTTACTGCGGTGGTAGCGGAAAAGTTTTGAAAAAAGAACGAATGGAAATTACGATACCTGCAGGAGTTCCAGATAACTATACCATGAGAATAAGAGATAAAGGAAATGCAGGTAAGAACGGAGGTCCAAATGGTGATTTAATTGTTCAAGTAAGAGTTCTTCCGCATGAAAGGTTTATCAGAAAAGGAGCAGATTTAGAAACAGAGATCACAATAAATTATTTGAAAGCAGTTTTGGGAGGAACCGTAAAAATTCCTACGTTAGAAGGAGACATAGAAGAGGAGTTGCCAGAAGGGACCAACCCTGGGACGATTTTACGGTTTAAAAATATGGGACTTCCAGAATTTGGTGGAGGTAAAAGAGGAGATTTATATGTCAAAATAAACGTAAAAATCAACAAACCATCGAGAAAAGAGCGGAAGATCCTTAGTCAACTTTTGGAAGAAACAAACGTTGAGTAA
- a CDS encoding YitT family protein translates to MKFNISDQKIVIKDYIIITVGTLITAIGLVLFMIPYNIIAGGVSGLAIILNNFFGWWVGVQMFAYNLILFFLGFWLLGIGFGIKSIYSAALLSFSTDFFQHGLGWDQLIPSLMRETGNAGLEMSLLAAFYGALIAGFGMGLVIWKGATTGGTDIIAMIFNKYFSLSVGTGLMIADTVITASSILISPLLPMYGIIAIFVTARTIDGVIEGFESTRTVLIISDHYDKIKEDIYNKLDRGVTFLKGVGSYTNQEKNIVMVTISRSEIGLLKNIVKERDSSAFMVILPNSEAIGYGFKKIS, encoded by the coding sequence TTGAAATTTAATATCTCTGATCAAAAAATAGTTATCAAAGATTATATAATTATTACGGTCGGTACTTTGATAACGGCTATAGGGCTAGTTCTTTTCATGATCCCTTACAATATTATTGCTGGTGGGGTTAGCGGATTGGCTATAATATTAAACAATTTTTTTGGTTGGTGGGTAGGGGTACAAATGTTCGCTTATAATTTGATTTTGTTCTTTTTAGGGTTTTGGTTACTAGGAATAGGTTTTGGAATAAAGAGCATTTATTCGGCTGCTTTGCTTTCCTTTTCCACTGATTTTTTTCAACATGGTTTAGGCTGGGATCAACTCATTCCTTCATTGATGAGAGAAACAGGAAACGCTGGTCTAGAAATGAGCTTATTGGCTGCATTTTACGGAGCCCTGATAGCTGGATTTGGCATGGGTTTAGTTATATGGAAAGGTGCAACTACCGGTGGAACAGATATAATCGCAATGATTTTCAACAAGTATTTCTCTTTAAGTGTGGGTACCGGTCTTATGATTGCTGATACTGTTATAACCGCATCTTCCATATTAATCAGTCCTTTATTACCAATGTATGGAATAATAGCAATTTTTGTAACTGCAAGGACTATAGATGGGGTGATAGAAGGATTTGAATCAACAAGAACAGTTTTGATTATCAGCGATCATTATGATAAAATTAAAGAAGATATATATAACAAATTAGATAGAGGAGTCACCTTTTTAAAAGGAGTTGGTAGTTACACTAATCAAGAAAAAAATATTGTAATGGTAACCATTTCCAGGTCAGAGATAGGTTTACTTAAGAACATTGTAAAAGAAAGAGATAGCAGTGCTTTCATGGTTATTTTGCCAAATAGTGAAGCCATAGGATATGGTTTCAAAAAAATATCTTAA
- a CDS encoding hemolysin family protein translates to MDDPGGLWGSLILLVVLLSLSAFFSGSETALTTIGRYRIRELIDEEKNEKKRKKYQHFVENPNHYLTTILIMNNLVNILATSTATAFAVSLMPSSHSGAIGLVTAIMTLLILIFGEITPKVYARENREKYFNFAFFTIYFLNQLLTPVVWLLVNITNVFIKLFGGETITNAPPLITEDEIISYLDIGHEEGVIEKSEKYLMQRSLEMKDTSVKEIMTPRVDILAIEDTKTMEELIKIINEEGYSRIPVFKETLDNVIGIVYAKDIFKKLDEVKDFTKLQKLRVVEIMHKPFFVPITMKIRDVFRLFLNNHTHMAIVVDEYGGTAGLVTLEDIIEEMTGEIFDEYDDYSDETNIIRVAENVILVDGTTPINDVERELDIEFPETEFETIGGFLLERFKRFPKPGEIYYIENIEFEIVSVTINKIDKVKITVHPKMQTENQEGTGKEKDE, encoded by the coding sequence GTGGATGACCCCGGTGGTTTGTGGGGCTCATTAATATTACTGGTTGTTCTTTTATCTTTGTCTGCTTTTTTTTCAGGATCTGAAACTGCTTTGACTACAATAGGGAGATACAGGATAAGAGAACTGATCGATGAAGAAAAAAATGAGAAAAAAAGGAAAAAATACCAACATTTTGTTGAGAATCCGAATCATTATTTAACAACCATACTTATAATGAACAACCTTGTAAATATCTTAGCTACATCTACGGCGACAGCTTTTGCAGTTAGTTTAATGCCCTCTTCTCATAGTGGTGCCATTGGTTTAGTAACAGCTATAATGACCCTATTGATATTGATTTTTGGAGAAATAACACCCAAGGTATATGCAAGAGAAAATAGAGAGAAATACTTTAATTTTGCCTTTTTTACAATCTATTTTTTAAATCAACTTTTAACACCTGTGGTGTGGTTGCTTGTAAACATTACAAACGTTTTTATTAAGCTGTTTGGTGGCGAGACCATTACCAATGCTCCACCATTAATCACAGAGGACGAAATAATTTCTTACTTGGACATAGGGCATGAAGAAGGGGTAATTGAGAAAAGTGAAAAGTACCTGATGCAAAGAAGTCTAGAGATGAAGGATACCTCTGTCAAAGAAATTATGACTCCAAGAGTTGATATATTAGCGATTGAGGATACAAAAACCATGGAAGAGTTGATAAAGATAATAAATGAAGAAGGGTACTCGAGGATTCCTGTTTTCAAGGAAACGTTGGACAATGTAATTGGCATAGTTTACGCAAAAGATATTTTCAAAAAGCTCGATGAGGTAAAAGATTTTACCAAACTGCAAAAATTAAGAGTTGTAGAAATTATGCATAAACCATTCTTTGTACCCATAACGATGAAAATAAGAGATGTTTTTAGGCTGTTTTTGAATAATCATACACATATGGCTATAGTTGTTGATGAATATGGAGGAACCGCTGGATTAGTTACTTTAGAAGATATAATAGAAGAAATGACCGGAGAAATTTTTGATGAGTACGATGACTACAGCGATGAAACTAATATAATAAGAGTAGCAGAAAATGTTATACTAGTTGATGGCACAACACCAATTAATGACGTTGAAAGAGAGTTGGACATAGAATTTCCAGAAACTGAGTTTGAAACCATTGGTGGATTTTTACTTGAAAGGTTCAAAAGATTTCCTAAACCTGGAGAAATATATTATATTGAAAATATTGAATTCGAAATTGTTTCCGTAACTATCAATAAGATAGATAAAGTTAAAATAACTGTACATCCAAAAATGCAAACAGAAAACCAAGAAGGGACTGGTAAAGAGAAAGATGAATGA
- the cdd gene encoding cytidine deaminase: MNDKTIVEKLYEEAMKARENAYAPYSNFKVGACLLSDDGEIFSGCNVENASYGLSICAERNAIFSAVAKGKREFKAMLVVAEGEAPVKPCGACRQVMAEFGDFDVYLANTKGKIEKTRVSELLPNAFSPKDL, from the coding sequence ATGAATGATAAAACTATTGTTGAAAAATTGTATGAAGAAGCTATGAAAGCAAGAGAAAATGCATATGCCCCTTATTCTAATTTTAAGGTTGGAGCATGTTTGTTATCAGATGATGGAGAAATATTTTCAGGTTGTAACGTAGAAAATGCTTCTTATGGGTTATCTATATGTGCCGAAAGGAACGCAATATTTTCTGCTGTTGCCAAGGGCAAACGTGAATTCAAAGCCATGTTAGTCGTTGCAGAAGGAGAGGCACCTGTAAAACCATGTGGGGCATGTAGGCAAGTAATGGCTGAGTTCGGAGATTTCGACGTTTATCTAGCAAATACGAAGGGGAAAATAGAAAAAACAAGGGTAAGTGAGTTACTACCAAATGCCTTTAGCCCCAAAGATCTGTGA